The following proteins are encoded in a genomic region of Ammospiza caudacuta isolate bAmmCau1 chromosome 3, bAmmCau1.pri, whole genome shotgun sequence:
- the MAP7 gene encoding ensconsin isoform X2: MAEAAGRSGPRRRPAGTEGSETQDKKVTSGQSNAGTKPDHPTVLRVDDRQRLARERREEREKQLAARESVWLEREERARQHYEKHLEERRKKLEEQRLKEERRRAAVEEKRRQKLEEEKERHEAVVRRTIERSQKPKQRQNRWSWGGALHNRINNTDRDRRSVSTMNLSKHVDPVINKRLSSSSATLLNSPDRARRLQLSPWESSIVSRLLTPTHSFLARSKSTAALSGDAVIPVCPRSASCSPLSPLSYKALTCRNSGERAKLYASTDAVGRRRTTHLSGTDKREKDHLSSSFSANFKGGHFTSSLKARSSAPSSVWHASKSLPFLPGTPKQITSPPGSSKVSSAQTRPPSPGNIRPVKKEIKPEGEKKRPEKEAEKANEVRTEESKGTSAGAGEPPSQEQLTVQAQLTEAASPSLPPAPPAPSPAPAVPKPSAGTTDPEEATRLLTEKRRLAREQREREEQERREREELERQKKEELSQRIAEERARREEEEARRQEAEKQRKDAEEREKEERLRRQAEEREQREKEEMERVQRQKEEEARLREEAERIRLEREKHFQREEQERLERKKRLEEIMKRTRRVEAVDKKSNDQQNGHISKANITGEAVAGSPACPPEPQHAAVPAPHSHNGSAAAGVCGEPPHQPPGNVDSNLNLEENANENGMSMQNDNFEEIMNLPIGSKPSRLDAMNNDGSNSPEIPLNPILAFEDKGTLLPQVDSVQTHQTAEVI; the protein is encoded by the exons CTGCAAGAGAATCCGTCTGGctagaaagagaagagagagcaCGGCAACATTATGAGAAGCACCTAGAGGAACGCAGGAAGAAGCTAGAAGAGCAGAGACTAAAGGAAGAGAGAAGGCGAGCTGCCGTAGAGGAAAAGCGAAGGCAGAAACTAGAAGAAGAGAAG GAACGACATGAAGCTGTTGTACGTCGCACAATTGAAAGAAGCCAGAAGCCAAAACAAAGGCAGAACAGGTGGTCCTGGGGAGGAGCACTGCACAACCGCATTAATAACACAG ATCGAGACAGGCGGTCTGTTTCAACAATGAACCTTTCGAAACATGTTGATCCAGTCATAAACAAGCGGCTCTCCTCCTCATCTGCAACATTACTAAATTCTCCAGACAGAG CTCGCCGTCTTCAGCTCAGCCCATGGGAGAGCAGCATCGTTAGCAGGCTCCTGACGCCCACACACTCATTCCTGGCTCGGAGTAAAAGCACAGCTGCATTGTCTGGAGATGCAG TTATCCCCGTTTGTCCCCGTTCAGCATCTTGCAGCCCCCTCAGCCCTCTGTCCTACAAGGCCCTGACCTGCAGGAATTCAGGAGAAAGAGCAAAACTCTATGCTTCCACCGATGCCGTTGGACGTCGGAGAACAACGCACCTTTCAGGG ACtgacaaaagagaaaaggacCATTTGTCATCCAGCTTCTCAGCCAACTTTAAAGGAGGTCATTTTACTTCCAGCCTCAAAGCTAGATCATCAGCTCCCTCTTCAGTTTG GCATGCGTCAAAgtctttgccttttttgcctGGCACACCCAAGCAGATAACTTCCCCACCTGGTTCCTCCAAAGTTTCCTCTGCTCAGACACGTCCTCCCTCTCCTGGCAACATCCGGCCAGTCAAAAAAGAGATCAAACCAGAGGGTGAGAAGAAAAGACCAGAAAAGGAGGCTGAAAAGGCCAATGAGGTGAGGACAGAAGAAAGTAAAGGAACTTCAGCAGGTGCTGGAGAACCCCCAAGTCAGGAGCAGCTCACTGTCCAAGCACAGCTAACTGAAG cagccagcccatccctgcctcctgccccaccagctccttctccagccccagcagtgcccaagCCCTCTGCAGGTACAACTGATCCCGAGGAAGCAACAAGGCTGCTGACTGAAAAGAGGCGCCTTGCCCGCGAGCAGCGGGAAcgggaggagcaggaaaggagggagagagaagagCTTGAAAG ACAAAAGAAAGAGGAGTTGTCACAGAGGATAGCTGAAGAGAGAGCTCGccgagaggaggaggaagctcGCAgacaagaagcagaaaaacaaaggaaggaTGCAGAGGAGCGGGAGAAGGAGGAGCGGCTGCGCCGCCAGGCAGAAgagagagagcagagggagaaagaaGAGATGGAGCGAGTTCAGAGACAA AAAGAAGAGGAAGCTCGCCTGCGGGAAGAAGCCGAGAGGATTCGATTAGAACGTGAAAAGCATTTCCAAAGAGAAGAGCAAGAGCGCTTGGAAAGGAAGAAG AGGCTTGAGGAGATCATGAAGAGAACTAGGCGTGTAGAAGCTGTAGATAAG AAATCCAATGACCAGCAAAATGGACATATATCAAAGGCAAATATTACTGGAGAAGCAG TCGCAGGCAGCCCTGCGTGTCCCCCGGAGCCGCAGCACGCAGcggtgccagccccgcacaGCCACAACGGGAGCGCGGCCGCCGGCGTGTGTGGGGAGCCTCCGCACCAGCCCCCCGGGAACGTGGACAG CAATCTCAATCTAGAGGAGAATGCAAATGAAAATGGAATGTCTATGCAGAATGATAATTTTGAAGAGATCATGAACCTGCCTATTGGTTCTAAACCATCCCGGCTGGATGCTATGAACAATGATGGAAGCAACAGTCCCGAAATTCCTTTGAATCCAATTCTAGCCTTTGAAGATAAGGGCACTCTTTTGCCTCAGGTAGATAGTGTTCAAACACATCAAACAGCAG AAGTGATCTGA
- the MAP7 gene encoding ensconsin isoform X3 → MAEAAGRSGPRRRPAGTEGSETQDKKVTSGQSNAGTKPDHPTVLRVDDRQRLARERREEREKQLAARESVWLEREERARQHYEKHLEERRKKLEEQRLKEERRRAAVEEKRRQKLEEEKERHEAVVRRTIERSQKPKQRQNRWSWGGALHNRINNTDRDRRSVSTMNLSKHVDPVINKRLSSSSATLLNSPDRARRLQLSPWESSIVSRLLTPTHSFLARSKSTAALSGDAVIPVCPRSASCSPLSPLSYKALTCRNSGERAKLYASTDAVGRRRTTHLSGTDKREKDHLSSSFSANFKGGHFTSSLKARSSAPSSVWHASKSLPFLPGTPKQITSPPGSSKVSSAQTRPPSPGNIRPVKKEIKPEGEKKRPEKEAEKANEVRTEESKGTSAGAGEPPSQEQLTVQAQLTEASPSLPPAPPAPSPAPAVPKPSAGTTDPEEATRLLTEKRRLAREQREREEQERREREELERQKKEELSQRIAEERARREEEEARRQEAEKQRKDAEEREKEERLRRQAEEREQREKEEMERVQRQKEEEARLREEAERIRLEREKHFQREEQERLERKKRLEEIMKRTRRVEAVDKKSNDQQNGHISKANITGEAVAGSPACPPEPQHAAVPAPHSHNGSAAAGVCGEPPHQPPGNVDSNLNLEENANENGMSMQNDNFEEIMNLPIGSKPSRLDAMNNDGSNSPEIPLNPILAFEDKGTLLPQVDSVQTHQTAEVI, encoded by the exons CTGCAAGAGAATCCGTCTGGctagaaagagaagagagagcaCGGCAACATTATGAGAAGCACCTAGAGGAACGCAGGAAGAAGCTAGAAGAGCAGAGACTAAAGGAAGAGAGAAGGCGAGCTGCCGTAGAGGAAAAGCGAAGGCAGAAACTAGAAGAAGAGAAG GAACGACATGAAGCTGTTGTACGTCGCACAATTGAAAGAAGCCAGAAGCCAAAACAAAGGCAGAACAGGTGGTCCTGGGGAGGAGCACTGCACAACCGCATTAATAACACAG ATCGAGACAGGCGGTCTGTTTCAACAATGAACCTTTCGAAACATGTTGATCCAGTCATAAACAAGCGGCTCTCCTCCTCATCTGCAACATTACTAAATTCTCCAGACAGAG CTCGCCGTCTTCAGCTCAGCCCATGGGAGAGCAGCATCGTTAGCAGGCTCCTGACGCCCACACACTCATTCCTGGCTCGGAGTAAAAGCACAGCTGCATTGTCTGGAGATGCAG TTATCCCCGTTTGTCCCCGTTCAGCATCTTGCAGCCCCCTCAGCCCTCTGTCCTACAAGGCCCTGACCTGCAGGAATTCAGGAGAAAGAGCAAAACTCTATGCTTCCACCGATGCCGTTGGACGTCGGAGAACAACGCACCTTTCAGGG ACtgacaaaagagaaaaggacCATTTGTCATCCAGCTTCTCAGCCAACTTTAAAGGAGGTCATTTTACTTCCAGCCTCAAAGCTAGATCATCAGCTCCCTCTTCAGTTTG GCATGCGTCAAAgtctttgccttttttgcctGGCACACCCAAGCAGATAACTTCCCCACCTGGTTCCTCCAAAGTTTCCTCTGCTCAGACACGTCCTCCCTCTCCTGGCAACATCCGGCCAGTCAAAAAAGAGATCAAACCAGAGGGTGAGAAGAAAAGACCAGAAAAGGAGGCTGAAAAGGCCAATGAGGTGAGGACAGAAGAAAGTAAAGGAACTTCAGCAGGTGCTGGAGAACCCCCAAGTCAGGAGCAGCTCACTGTCCAAGCACAGCTAACTGAAG ccagcccatccctgcctcctgccccaccagctccttctccagccccagcagtgcccaagCCCTCTGCAGGTACAACTGATCCCGAGGAAGCAACAAGGCTGCTGACTGAAAAGAGGCGCCTTGCCCGCGAGCAGCGGGAAcgggaggagcaggaaaggagggagagagaagagCTTGAAAG ACAAAAGAAAGAGGAGTTGTCACAGAGGATAGCTGAAGAGAGAGCTCGccgagaggaggaggaagctcGCAgacaagaagcagaaaaacaaaggaaggaTGCAGAGGAGCGGGAGAAGGAGGAGCGGCTGCGCCGCCAGGCAGAAgagagagagcagagggagaaagaaGAGATGGAGCGAGTTCAGAGACAA AAAGAAGAGGAAGCTCGCCTGCGGGAAGAAGCCGAGAGGATTCGATTAGAACGTGAAAAGCATTTCCAAAGAGAAGAGCAAGAGCGCTTGGAAAGGAAGAAG AGGCTTGAGGAGATCATGAAGAGAACTAGGCGTGTAGAAGCTGTAGATAAG AAATCCAATGACCAGCAAAATGGACATATATCAAAGGCAAATATTACTGGAGAAGCAG TCGCAGGCAGCCCTGCGTGTCCCCCGGAGCCGCAGCACGCAGcggtgccagccccgcacaGCCACAACGGGAGCGCGGCCGCCGGCGTGTGTGGGGAGCCTCCGCACCAGCCCCCCGGGAACGTGGACAG CAATCTCAATCTAGAGGAGAATGCAAATGAAAATGGAATGTCTATGCAGAATGATAATTTTGAAGAGATCATGAACCTGCCTATTGGTTCTAAACCATCCCGGCTGGATGCTATGAACAATGATGGAAGCAACAGTCCCGAAATTCCTTTGAATCCAATTCTAGCCTTTGAAGATAAGGGCACTCTTTTGCCTCAGGTAGATAGTGTTCAAACACATCAAACAGCAG AAGTGATCTGA
- the MAP7 gene encoding ensconsin isoform X5, producing MAEAAGRSGPRRRPAGTEGSETQDKKVTSGQSNAGTKPDHPTVLRVDDRQRLARERREEREKQLAARESVWLEREERARQHYEKHLEERRKKLEEQRLKEERRRAAVEEKRRQKLEEEKERHEAVVRRTIERSQKPKQRQNRWSWGGALHNRINNTARRLQLSPWESSIVSRLLTPTHSFLARSKSTAALSGDAVIPVCPRSASCSPLSPLSYKALTCRNSGERAKLYASTDAVGRRRTTHLSGTDKREKDHLSSSFSANFKGGHFTSSLKARSSAPSSVWHASKSLPFLPGTPKQITSPPGSSKVSSAQTRPPSPGNIRPVKKEIKPEGEKKRPEKEAEKANEVRTEESKGTSAGAGEPPSQEQLTVQAQLTEAASPSLPPAPPAPSPAPAVPKPSAGTTDPEEATRLLTEKRRLAREQREREEQERREREELERQKKEELSQRIAEERARREEEEARRQEAEKQRKDAEEREKEERLRRQAEEREQREKEEMERVQRQKEEEARLREEAERIRLEREKHFQREEQERLERKKRLEEIMKRTRRVEAVDKKSNDQQNGHISKANITGEAVAGSPACPPEPQHAAVPAPHSHNGSAAAGVCGEPPHQPPGNVDSNLNLEENANENGMSMQNDNFEEIMNLPIGSKPSRLDAMNNDGSNSPEIPLNPILAFEDKGTLLPQVDSVQTHQTAEVI from the exons CTGCAAGAGAATCCGTCTGGctagaaagagaagagagagcaCGGCAACATTATGAGAAGCACCTAGAGGAACGCAGGAAGAAGCTAGAAGAGCAGAGACTAAAGGAAGAGAGAAGGCGAGCTGCCGTAGAGGAAAAGCGAAGGCAGAAACTAGAAGAAGAGAAG GAACGACATGAAGCTGTTGTACGTCGCACAATTGAAAGAAGCCAGAAGCCAAAACAAAGGCAGAACAGGTGGTCCTGGGGAGGAGCACTGCACAACCGCATTAATAACACAG CTCGCCGTCTTCAGCTCAGCCCATGGGAGAGCAGCATCGTTAGCAGGCTCCTGACGCCCACACACTCATTCCTGGCTCGGAGTAAAAGCACAGCTGCATTGTCTGGAGATGCAG TTATCCCCGTTTGTCCCCGTTCAGCATCTTGCAGCCCCCTCAGCCCTCTGTCCTACAAGGCCCTGACCTGCAGGAATTCAGGAGAAAGAGCAAAACTCTATGCTTCCACCGATGCCGTTGGACGTCGGAGAACAACGCACCTTTCAGGG ACtgacaaaagagaaaaggacCATTTGTCATCCAGCTTCTCAGCCAACTTTAAAGGAGGTCATTTTACTTCCAGCCTCAAAGCTAGATCATCAGCTCCCTCTTCAGTTTG GCATGCGTCAAAgtctttgccttttttgcctGGCACACCCAAGCAGATAACTTCCCCACCTGGTTCCTCCAAAGTTTCCTCTGCTCAGACACGTCCTCCCTCTCCTGGCAACATCCGGCCAGTCAAAAAAGAGATCAAACCAGAGGGTGAGAAGAAAAGACCAGAAAAGGAGGCTGAAAAGGCCAATGAGGTGAGGACAGAAGAAAGTAAAGGAACTTCAGCAGGTGCTGGAGAACCCCCAAGTCAGGAGCAGCTCACTGTCCAAGCACAGCTAACTGAAG cagccagcccatccctgcctcctgccccaccagctccttctccagccccagcagtgcccaagCCCTCTGCAGGTACAACTGATCCCGAGGAAGCAACAAGGCTGCTGACTGAAAAGAGGCGCCTTGCCCGCGAGCAGCGGGAAcgggaggagcaggaaaggagggagagagaagagCTTGAAAG ACAAAAGAAAGAGGAGTTGTCACAGAGGATAGCTGAAGAGAGAGCTCGccgagaggaggaggaagctcGCAgacaagaagcagaaaaacaaaggaaggaTGCAGAGGAGCGGGAGAAGGAGGAGCGGCTGCGCCGCCAGGCAGAAgagagagagcagagggagaaagaaGAGATGGAGCGAGTTCAGAGACAA AAAGAAGAGGAAGCTCGCCTGCGGGAAGAAGCCGAGAGGATTCGATTAGAACGTGAAAAGCATTTCCAAAGAGAAGAGCAAGAGCGCTTGGAAAGGAAGAAG AGGCTTGAGGAGATCATGAAGAGAACTAGGCGTGTAGAAGCTGTAGATAAG AAATCCAATGACCAGCAAAATGGACATATATCAAAGGCAAATATTACTGGAGAAGCAG TCGCAGGCAGCCCTGCGTGTCCCCCGGAGCCGCAGCACGCAGcggtgccagccccgcacaGCCACAACGGGAGCGCGGCCGCCGGCGTGTGTGGGGAGCCTCCGCACCAGCCCCCCGGGAACGTGGACAG CAATCTCAATCTAGAGGAGAATGCAAATGAAAATGGAATGTCTATGCAGAATGATAATTTTGAAGAGATCATGAACCTGCCTATTGGTTCTAAACCATCCCGGCTGGATGCTATGAACAATGATGGAAGCAACAGTCCCGAAATTCCTTTGAATCCAATTCTAGCCTTTGAAGATAAGGGCACTCTTTTGCCTCAGGTAGATAGTGTTCAAACACATCAAACAGCAG AAGTGATCTGA
- the MAP7 gene encoding ensconsin isoform X6, producing the protein MAEAAGRSGPRRRPAGTEGSETQDKKVTSGQSNAGTKPDHPTVLRVDDRQRLARERREEREKQLAARESVWLEREERARQHYEKHLEERRKKLEEQRLKEERRRAAVEEKRRQKLEEEKERHEAVVRRTIERSQKPKQRQNRWSWGGALHNRINNTARRLQLSPWESSIVSRLLTPTHSFLARSKSTAALSGDAASCSPLSPLSYKALTCRNSGERAKLYASTDAVGRRRTTHLSGTDKREKDHLSSSFSANFKGGHFTSSLKARSSAPSSVWHASKSLPFLPGTPKQITSPPGSSKVSSAQTRPPSPGNIRPVKKEIKPEGEKKRPEKEAEKANEVRTEESKGTSAGAGEPPSQEQLTVQAQLTEAASPSLPPAPPAPSPAPAVPKPSAGTTDPEEATRLLTEKRRLAREQREREEQERREREELERQKKEELSQRIAEERARREEEEARRQEAEKQRKDAEEREKEERLRRQAEEREQREKEEMERVQRQKEEEARLREEAERIRLEREKHFQREEQERLERKKRLEEIMKRTRRVEAVDKKSNDQQNGHISKANITGEAVAGSPACPPEPQHAAVPAPHSHNGSAAAGVCGEPPHQPPGNVDSNLNLEENANENGMSMQNDNFEEIMNLPIGSKPSRLDAMNNDGSNSPEIPLNPILAFEDKGTLLPQVDSVQTHQTAEVI; encoded by the exons CTGCAAGAGAATCCGTCTGGctagaaagagaagagagagcaCGGCAACATTATGAGAAGCACCTAGAGGAACGCAGGAAGAAGCTAGAAGAGCAGAGACTAAAGGAAGAGAGAAGGCGAGCTGCCGTAGAGGAAAAGCGAAGGCAGAAACTAGAAGAAGAGAAG GAACGACATGAAGCTGTTGTACGTCGCACAATTGAAAGAAGCCAGAAGCCAAAACAAAGGCAGAACAGGTGGTCCTGGGGAGGAGCACTGCACAACCGCATTAATAACACAG CTCGCCGTCTTCAGCTCAGCCCATGGGAGAGCAGCATCGTTAGCAGGCTCCTGACGCCCACACACTCATTCCTGGCTCGGAGTAAAAGCACAGCTGCATTGTCTGGAGATGCAG CATCTTGCAGCCCCCTCAGCCCTCTGTCCTACAAGGCCCTGACCTGCAGGAATTCAGGAGAAAGAGCAAAACTCTATGCTTCCACCGATGCCGTTGGACGTCGGAGAACAACGCACCTTTCAGGG ACtgacaaaagagaaaaggacCATTTGTCATCCAGCTTCTCAGCCAACTTTAAAGGAGGTCATTTTACTTCCAGCCTCAAAGCTAGATCATCAGCTCCCTCTTCAGTTTG GCATGCGTCAAAgtctttgccttttttgcctGGCACACCCAAGCAGATAACTTCCCCACCTGGTTCCTCCAAAGTTTCCTCTGCTCAGACACGTCCTCCCTCTCCTGGCAACATCCGGCCAGTCAAAAAAGAGATCAAACCAGAGGGTGAGAAGAAAAGACCAGAAAAGGAGGCTGAAAAGGCCAATGAGGTGAGGACAGAAGAAAGTAAAGGAACTTCAGCAGGTGCTGGAGAACCCCCAAGTCAGGAGCAGCTCACTGTCCAAGCACAGCTAACTGAAG cagccagcccatccctgcctcctgccccaccagctccttctccagccccagcagtgcccaagCCCTCTGCAGGTACAACTGATCCCGAGGAAGCAACAAGGCTGCTGACTGAAAAGAGGCGCCTTGCCCGCGAGCAGCGGGAAcgggaggagcaggaaaggagggagagagaagagCTTGAAAG ACAAAAGAAAGAGGAGTTGTCACAGAGGATAGCTGAAGAGAGAGCTCGccgagaggaggaggaagctcGCAgacaagaagcagaaaaacaaaggaaggaTGCAGAGGAGCGGGAGAAGGAGGAGCGGCTGCGCCGCCAGGCAGAAgagagagagcagagggagaaagaaGAGATGGAGCGAGTTCAGAGACAA AAAGAAGAGGAAGCTCGCCTGCGGGAAGAAGCCGAGAGGATTCGATTAGAACGTGAAAAGCATTTCCAAAGAGAAGAGCAAGAGCGCTTGGAAAGGAAGAAG AGGCTTGAGGAGATCATGAAGAGAACTAGGCGTGTAGAAGCTGTAGATAAG AAATCCAATGACCAGCAAAATGGACATATATCAAAGGCAAATATTACTGGAGAAGCAG TCGCAGGCAGCCCTGCGTGTCCCCCGGAGCCGCAGCACGCAGcggtgccagccccgcacaGCCACAACGGGAGCGCGGCCGCCGGCGTGTGTGGGGAGCCTCCGCACCAGCCCCCCGGGAACGTGGACAG CAATCTCAATCTAGAGGAGAATGCAAATGAAAATGGAATGTCTATGCAGAATGATAATTTTGAAGAGATCATGAACCTGCCTATTGGTTCTAAACCATCCCGGCTGGATGCTATGAACAATGATGGAAGCAACAGTCCCGAAATTCCTTTGAATCCAATTCTAGCCTTTGAAGATAAGGGCACTCTTTTGCCTCAGGTAGATAGTGTTCAAACACATCAAACAGCAG AAGTGATCTGA
- the MAP7 gene encoding ensconsin isoform X4, which translates to MAEAAGRSGPRRRPAGTEGSETQDKKVTSGQSNAGTKPDHPTVLRVDDRQRLARERREEREKQLAARESVWLEREERARQHYEKHLEERRKKLEEQRLKEERRRAAVEEKRRQKLEEEKERHEAVVRRTIERSQKPKQRQNRWSWGGALHNRINNTDRDRRSVSTMNLSKHVDPVINKRLSSSSATLLNSPDRARRLQLSPWESSIVSRLLTPTHSFLARSKSTAALSGDAASCSPLSPLSYKALTCRNSGERAKLYASTDAVGRRRTTHLSGTDKREKDHLSSSFSANFKGGHFTSSLKARSSAPSSVWHASKSLPFLPGTPKQITSPPGSSKVSSAQTRPPSPGNIRPVKKEIKPEGEKKRPEKEAEKANEVRTEESKGTSAGAGEPPSQEQLTVQAQLTEAASPSLPPAPPAPSPAPAVPKPSAGTTDPEEATRLLTEKRRLAREQREREEQERREREELERQKKEELSQRIAEERARREEEEARRQEAEKQRKDAEEREKEERLRRQAEEREQREKEEMERVQRQKEEEARLREEAERIRLEREKHFQREEQERLERKKRLEEIMKRTRRVEAVDKKSNDQQNGHISKANITGEAVAGSPACPPEPQHAAVPAPHSHNGSAAAGVCGEPPHQPPGNVDSNLNLEENANENGMSMQNDNFEEIMNLPIGSKPSRLDAMNNDGSNSPEIPLNPILAFEDKGTLLPQVDSVQTHQTAEVI; encoded by the exons CTGCAAGAGAATCCGTCTGGctagaaagagaagagagagcaCGGCAACATTATGAGAAGCACCTAGAGGAACGCAGGAAGAAGCTAGAAGAGCAGAGACTAAAGGAAGAGAGAAGGCGAGCTGCCGTAGAGGAAAAGCGAAGGCAGAAACTAGAAGAAGAGAAG GAACGACATGAAGCTGTTGTACGTCGCACAATTGAAAGAAGCCAGAAGCCAAAACAAAGGCAGAACAGGTGGTCCTGGGGAGGAGCACTGCACAACCGCATTAATAACACAG ATCGAGACAGGCGGTCTGTTTCAACAATGAACCTTTCGAAACATGTTGATCCAGTCATAAACAAGCGGCTCTCCTCCTCATCTGCAACATTACTAAATTCTCCAGACAGAG CTCGCCGTCTTCAGCTCAGCCCATGGGAGAGCAGCATCGTTAGCAGGCTCCTGACGCCCACACACTCATTCCTGGCTCGGAGTAAAAGCACAGCTGCATTGTCTGGAGATGCAG CATCTTGCAGCCCCCTCAGCCCTCTGTCCTACAAGGCCCTGACCTGCAGGAATTCAGGAGAAAGAGCAAAACTCTATGCTTCCACCGATGCCGTTGGACGTCGGAGAACAACGCACCTTTCAGGG ACtgacaaaagagaaaaggacCATTTGTCATCCAGCTTCTCAGCCAACTTTAAAGGAGGTCATTTTACTTCCAGCCTCAAAGCTAGATCATCAGCTCCCTCTTCAGTTTG GCATGCGTCAAAgtctttgccttttttgcctGGCACACCCAAGCAGATAACTTCCCCACCTGGTTCCTCCAAAGTTTCCTCTGCTCAGACACGTCCTCCCTCTCCTGGCAACATCCGGCCAGTCAAAAAAGAGATCAAACCAGAGGGTGAGAAGAAAAGACCAGAAAAGGAGGCTGAAAAGGCCAATGAGGTGAGGACAGAAGAAAGTAAAGGAACTTCAGCAGGTGCTGGAGAACCCCCAAGTCAGGAGCAGCTCACTGTCCAAGCACAGCTAACTGAAG cagccagcccatccctgcctcctgccccaccagctccttctccagccccagcagtgcccaagCCCTCTGCAGGTACAACTGATCCCGAGGAAGCAACAAGGCTGCTGACTGAAAAGAGGCGCCTTGCCCGCGAGCAGCGGGAAcgggaggagcaggaaaggagggagagagaagagCTTGAAAG ACAAAAGAAAGAGGAGTTGTCACAGAGGATAGCTGAAGAGAGAGCTCGccgagaggaggaggaagctcGCAgacaagaagcagaaaaacaaaggaaggaTGCAGAGGAGCGGGAGAAGGAGGAGCGGCTGCGCCGCCAGGCAGAAgagagagagcagagggagaaagaaGAGATGGAGCGAGTTCAGAGACAA AAAGAAGAGGAAGCTCGCCTGCGGGAAGAAGCCGAGAGGATTCGATTAGAACGTGAAAAGCATTTCCAAAGAGAAGAGCAAGAGCGCTTGGAAAGGAAGAAG AGGCTTGAGGAGATCATGAAGAGAACTAGGCGTGTAGAAGCTGTAGATAAG AAATCCAATGACCAGCAAAATGGACATATATCAAAGGCAAATATTACTGGAGAAGCAG TCGCAGGCAGCCCTGCGTGTCCCCCGGAGCCGCAGCACGCAGcggtgccagccccgcacaGCCACAACGGGAGCGCGGCCGCCGGCGTGTGTGGGGAGCCTCCGCACCAGCCCCCCGGGAACGTGGACAG CAATCTCAATCTAGAGGAGAATGCAAATGAAAATGGAATGTCTATGCAGAATGATAATTTTGAAGAGATCATGAACCTGCCTATTGGTTCTAAACCATCCCGGCTGGATGCTATGAACAATGATGGAAGCAACAGTCCCGAAATTCCTTTGAATCCAATTCTAGCCTTTGAAGATAAGGGCACTCTTTTGCCTCAGGTAGATAGTGTTCAAACACATCAAACAGCAG AAGTGATCTGA